A window of Juglans regia cultivar Chandler chromosome 7, Walnut 2.0, whole genome shotgun sequence contains these coding sequences:
- the LOC109004260 gene encoding YTH domain-containing protein ECT4 isoform X2 has product MAASPDRTPEEKPSQPDNNNEQPHPIKNEIAVAPNNSQDAATVVHPRDAAGLTGSFASSGDRSVYPPNVYAPQAQPFYYRGYDSASGEWDEYPPYVNAEGMEIGSPGVYNDNPSLLFHSGYGYNPQMPYGPYSPVTTPLPSVGGDAQLYSPQQFPFSGPPYYQQLVPPSMPYSPTPVSQPELTVDQQGDGMLFGQRPGFPPAGSFSRGSFPGGLGFHDSLQGIEGVRSGGIWSDWSKPSDRQRSFMPFSPAVSPQPVGTLGSFGQNVGMASHQQKPLYGYGSGLNPYNRGYLPSGFNQGSSFGSASISSLGSNGRSWLSLENSKRHLRESGSLCSCNGTPDILSEQNRGPRASKPKSQTIADNNPSVENNKRSSSTAKIHDDSLNRPDFVTEYNDAKFFIIKSYSEDNVHKSIKYGVWASTPNGNRKLDAAYREAQEKQDTCPIFLFFSVNASAQFCGVAEMFGPVDFDKSVDYWQQDKWSGQFPVKWHIIKDVPNSQFRHIVLENNDNKPVTNSRDTQEVKLEQGIEMLNIFKNYETDMSILDDFDFYEERQKAMKERKARQQVGLMAVGVVGDSEHRNAVTLSGDFIKQMSKSFAQVVCMDEGSKEVTTLAERASSASDGSMGGRVKLEDSITAAVSPTHTS; this is encoded by the exons ATGGCGGCAAGTCCAGATCGTACCCCTG AAGAGAAACCTTCTCAACCTGATAACAATAATGAACAG CCTCATCCAATAAAGAATGAGATTGCAGTTGCTCCTAACAATTCTCAGGATGCTGCCACAGTAGTCCATCCAAGGGATGCTGCAGGTCTAACAGGTTCATTTGCTTCAAGTGGAGATCGCTCTGTTTACCCACCTAACGTCTATGCTCCTCAGGCCCAGCCCTTCTACTATCGAG GTTATGACAGTGCAAGTGGTGAATGGGATGAATATCCTCCATATGTCAATGCTGAGGGAATGGAAATTGGATCTCCT GGTGTCTACAATGACAACCCTTCTCTGCTGTTCCATTCTGGATATGGATACAACCCACAAATGCCATATGGACCATATTCCCCAGTCACAACACCGTTGCCCTCTGTAGGTGGAGATGCACAGTTATACTCCCCCCAGCAGTTTCCATTCTCTGGGCCACCTTATTACCAGCAGTTAGTCCCACCTAGCATGCCATATTCACCAACACCAGTTTCACAGCCAGAGCTCACTGTTGATCAACAAGGTGATGGCATGCTCTTTGGACAAAGGCCTGGTTTTCCACCTGCGGGATCCTTCAGCAGAGGCAGTTTTCCTGGTGGCCTAGGTTTTCATGATTCTCTGCAAGGGATTGAAGGAGTAAGATCTGGAGGCATTTGGTCAGATTGGTCTAAACCTTCAGACAGGCAGAGGTCTTTTATGCCTTTCTCACCAGCTGTATCTCCACAGCCTGTTGGCACACTTGGGTCATTTGGACAGAATGTTGGAATG GCTTCTCATCAGCAAAAACCATTGTATGGGTATGGATCTGGTTTGAACCCCTATAACCGAGGCTATTTGCCTAGTGGTTTCAATCAGGGGTCAAGCTTTGGAAGTGCGTCCATTTCCAGTTTGGGATCAAATGGTCGGAGCTGGCTTTCACTGGAGAATAGCAAAAGACACCTCAGGGAAAGTGGTTCTCTGTGCAGTTGTAATGGTACTCCTGACATCCTCAGTGAGCAGAACCGAGGACCAAGAGCCTCAAAGCCAAAGAGTCAAACCATAGCTGACAATAATCCTTCCGTTGAAAATAATAAGCGTAGCTCTTCTACTGCCAAGATCCATGATGATTCACTCAACCGACCAGATTTTGTCACAGAGTACAATGATGCCAAGTTCTTCATCATAAAATCTTACAGTGAGGATAATGTTCATAAGAGTATCAAATATGGTGTCTGGGCCAGCACACCAAATGGGAATAGAAAATTAGATGCTGCTTATCGTGAAGCTCAGGAGAAGCAAGATACTTGCCCAATCTTTCTATTCTTTTCG GTGAATGCCAGTGCTCAGTTTTGTGGGGTGGCTGAAATGTTTGGACCTGTTGATTTTGACAAGAGTGTGGATTATTGGCAGCAAGATAAATGGAGTGGGCAATTTCCTGTGAAGTGGCATATAATCAAAGATGTCCCAAACAGTCAGTTCCGTCACATTGTACTTGAAAATAATGACAACAAGCCTGTAACTAACAGTCGAGACACACAGGAG GTGAAGTTGGAGCAGGGTATTGAGATGTTGAACATTTTCAAGAATTATGAAACGGATATGTCCATTCtagatgattttgatttttatgaaGAGAGGCAGAAAGCcatgaaagaaaggaaagctcgACAACAAGTGGGTCTGATGGCTGTTGGAGTAGTTGGAGACAGTGAACACAGAAATGCCGTTACACTATCGGGTGATTTCATCAAGCAGATGTCAAAGAGTTTTGCTCAAGTCGTTTGCATGGACGAGGGTAGCAAAGAGGTAACAACTCTTGCGGAAAGAGCTAGTTCTGCCTCAGATGGCTCAATGGGTGGCAGAGTCAAACTTGAAGATTCTATTACAGCAGCTGTCTCTCCAACTCATACCAGTTAG
- the LOC109004260 gene encoding YTH domain-containing protein ECT4 isoform X1, with the protein MAASPDRTPDSTMSLSLLIMDAEEKPSQPDNNNEQPHPIKNEIAVAPNNSQDAATVVHPRDAAGLTGSFASSGDRSVYPPNVYAPQAQPFYYRGYDSASGEWDEYPPYVNAEGMEIGSPGVYNDNPSLLFHSGYGYNPQMPYGPYSPVTTPLPSVGGDAQLYSPQQFPFSGPPYYQQLVPPSMPYSPTPVSQPELTVDQQGDGMLFGQRPGFPPAGSFSRGSFPGGLGFHDSLQGIEGVRSGGIWSDWSKPSDRQRSFMPFSPAVSPQPVGTLGSFGQNVGMASHQQKPLYGYGSGLNPYNRGYLPSGFNQGSSFGSASISSLGSNGRSWLSLENSKRHLRESGSLCSCNGTPDILSEQNRGPRASKPKSQTIADNNPSVENNKRSSSTAKIHDDSLNRPDFVTEYNDAKFFIIKSYSEDNVHKSIKYGVWASTPNGNRKLDAAYREAQEKQDTCPIFLFFSVNASAQFCGVAEMFGPVDFDKSVDYWQQDKWSGQFPVKWHIIKDVPNSQFRHIVLENNDNKPVTNSRDTQEVKLEQGIEMLNIFKNYETDMSILDDFDFYEERQKAMKERKARQQVGLMAVGVVGDSEHRNAVTLSGDFIKQMSKSFAQVVCMDEGSKEVTTLAERASSASDGSMGGRVKLEDSITAAVSPTHTS; encoded by the exons ATGGCGGCAAGTCCAGATCGTACCCCTG ACTCTACTATGTCACTGAGCTTACTGATCATGGATGCAGAAGAGAAACCTTCTCAACCTGATAACAATAATGAACAG CCTCATCCAATAAAGAATGAGATTGCAGTTGCTCCTAACAATTCTCAGGATGCTGCCACAGTAGTCCATCCAAGGGATGCTGCAGGTCTAACAGGTTCATTTGCTTCAAGTGGAGATCGCTCTGTTTACCCACCTAACGTCTATGCTCCTCAGGCCCAGCCCTTCTACTATCGAG GTTATGACAGTGCAAGTGGTGAATGGGATGAATATCCTCCATATGTCAATGCTGAGGGAATGGAAATTGGATCTCCT GGTGTCTACAATGACAACCCTTCTCTGCTGTTCCATTCTGGATATGGATACAACCCACAAATGCCATATGGACCATATTCCCCAGTCACAACACCGTTGCCCTCTGTAGGTGGAGATGCACAGTTATACTCCCCCCAGCAGTTTCCATTCTCTGGGCCACCTTATTACCAGCAGTTAGTCCCACCTAGCATGCCATATTCACCAACACCAGTTTCACAGCCAGAGCTCACTGTTGATCAACAAGGTGATGGCATGCTCTTTGGACAAAGGCCTGGTTTTCCACCTGCGGGATCCTTCAGCAGAGGCAGTTTTCCTGGTGGCCTAGGTTTTCATGATTCTCTGCAAGGGATTGAAGGAGTAAGATCTGGAGGCATTTGGTCAGATTGGTCTAAACCTTCAGACAGGCAGAGGTCTTTTATGCCTTTCTCACCAGCTGTATCTCCACAGCCTGTTGGCACACTTGGGTCATTTGGACAGAATGTTGGAATG GCTTCTCATCAGCAAAAACCATTGTATGGGTATGGATCTGGTTTGAACCCCTATAACCGAGGCTATTTGCCTAGTGGTTTCAATCAGGGGTCAAGCTTTGGAAGTGCGTCCATTTCCAGTTTGGGATCAAATGGTCGGAGCTGGCTTTCACTGGAGAATAGCAAAAGACACCTCAGGGAAAGTGGTTCTCTGTGCAGTTGTAATGGTACTCCTGACATCCTCAGTGAGCAGAACCGAGGACCAAGAGCCTCAAAGCCAAAGAGTCAAACCATAGCTGACAATAATCCTTCCGTTGAAAATAATAAGCGTAGCTCTTCTACTGCCAAGATCCATGATGATTCACTCAACCGACCAGATTTTGTCACAGAGTACAATGATGCCAAGTTCTTCATCATAAAATCTTACAGTGAGGATAATGTTCATAAGAGTATCAAATATGGTGTCTGGGCCAGCACACCAAATGGGAATAGAAAATTAGATGCTGCTTATCGTGAAGCTCAGGAGAAGCAAGATACTTGCCCAATCTTTCTATTCTTTTCG GTGAATGCCAGTGCTCAGTTTTGTGGGGTGGCTGAAATGTTTGGACCTGTTGATTTTGACAAGAGTGTGGATTATTGGCAGCAAGATAAATGGAGTGGGCAATTTCCTGTGAAGTGGCATATAATCAAAGATGTCCCAAACAGTCAGTTCCGTCACATTGTACTTGAAAATAATGACAACAAGCCTGTAACTAACAGTCGAGACACACAGGAG GTGAAGTTGGAGCAGGGTATTGAGATGTTGAACATTTTCAAGAATTATGAAACGGATATGTCCATTCtagatgattttgatttttatgaaGAGAGGCAGAAAGCcatgaaagaaaggaaagctcgACAACAAGTGGGTCTGATGGCTGTTGGAGTAGTTGGAGACAGTGAACACAGAAATGCCGTTACACTATCGGGTGATTTCATCAAGCAGATGTCAAAGAGTTTTGCTCAAGTCGTTTGCATGGACGAGGGTAGCAAAGAGGTAACAACTCTTGCGGAAAGAGCTAGTTCTGCCTCAGATGGCTCAATGGGTGGCAGAGTCAAACTTGAAGATTCTATTACAGCAGCTGTCTCTCCAACTCATACCAGTTAG
- the LOC109004260 gene encoding YTH domain-containing protein ECT4 isoform X3 has translation MSLSLLIMDAEEKPSQPDNNNEQPHPIKNEIAVAPNNSQDAATVVHPRDAAGLTGSFASSGDRSVYPPNVYAPQAQPFYYRGYDSASGEWDEYPPYVNAEGMEIGSPGVYNDNPSLLFHSGYGYNPQMPYGPYSPVTTPLPSVGGDAQLYSPQQFPFSGPPYYQQLVPPSMPYSPTPVSQPELTVDQQGDGMLFGQRPGFPPAGSFSRGSFPGGLGFHDSLQGIEGVRSGGIWSDWSKPSDRQRSFMPFSPAVSPQPVGTLGSFGQNVGMASHQQKPLYGYGSGLNPYNRGYLPSGFNQGSSFGSASISSLGSNGRSWLSLENSKRHLRESGSLCSCNGTPDILSEQNRGPRASKPKSQTIADNNPSVENNKRSSSTAKIHDDSLNRPDFVTEYNDAKFFIIKSYSEDNVHKSIKYGVWASTPNGNRKLDAAYREAQEKQDTCPIFLFFSVNASAQFCGVAEMFGPVDFDKSVDYWQQDKWSGQFPVKWHIIKDVPNSQFRHIVLENNDNKPVTNSRDTQEVKLEQGIEMLNIFKNYETDMSILDDFDFYEERQKAMKERKARQQVGLMAVGVVGDSEHRNAVTLSGDFIKQMSKSFAQVVCMDEGSKEVTTLAERASSASDGSMGGRVKLEDSITAAVSPTHTS, from the exons ATGTCACTGAGCTTACTGATCATGGATGCAGAAGAGAAACCTTCTCAACCTGATAACAATAATGAACAG CCTCATCCAATAAAGAATGAGATTGCAGTTGCTCCTAACAATTCTCAGGATGCTGCCACAGTAGTCCATCCAAGGGATGCTGCAGGTCTAACAGGTTCATTTGCTTCAAGTGGAGATCGCTCTGTTTACCCACCTAACGTCTATGCTCCTCAGGCCCAGCCCTTCTACTATCGAG GTTATGACAGTGCAAGTGGTGAATGGGATGAATATCCTCCATATGTCAATGCTGAGGGAATGGAAATTGGATCTCCT GGTGTCTACAATGACAACCCTTCTCTGCTGTTCCATTCTGGATATGGATACAACCCACAAATGCCATATGGACCATATTCCCCAGTCACAACACCGTTGCCCTCTGTAGGTGGAGATGCACAGTTATACTCCCCCCAGCAGTTTCCATTCTCTGGGCCACCTTATTACCAGCAGTTAGTCCCACCTAGCATGCCATATTCACCAACACCAGTTTCACAGCCAGAGCTCACTGTTGATCAACAAGGTGATGGCATGCTCTTTGGACAAAGGCCTGGTTTTCCACCTGCGGGATCCTTCAGCAGAGGCAGTTTTCCTGGTGGCCTAGGTTTTCATGATTCTCTGCAAGGGATTGAAGGAGTAAGATCTGGAGGCATTTGGTCAGATTGGTCTAAACCTTCAGACAGGCAGAGGTCTTTTATGCCTTTCTCACCAGCTGTATCTCCACAGCCTGTTGGCACACTTGGGTCATTTGGACAGAATGTTGGAATG GCTTCTCATCAGCAAAAACCATTGTATGGGTATGGATCTGGTTTGAACCCCTATAACCGAGGCTATTTGCCTAGTGGTTTCAATCAGGGGTCAAGCTTTGGAAGTGCGTCCATTTCCAGTTTGGGATCAAATGGTCGGAGCTGGCTTTCACTGGAGAATAGCAAAAGACACCTCAGGGAAAGTGGTTCTCTGTGCAGTTGTAATGGTACTCCTGACATCCTCAGTGAGCAGAACCGAGGACCAAGAGCCTCAAAGCCAAAGAGTCAAACCATAGCTGACAATAATCCTTCCGTTGAAAATAATAAGCGTAGCTCTTCTACTGCCAAGATCCATGATGATTCACTCAACCGACCAGATTTTGTCACAGAGTACAATGATGCCAAGTTCTTCATCATAAAATCTTACAGTGAGGATAATGTTCATAAGAGTATCAAATATGGTGTCTGGGCCAGCACACCAAATGGGAATAGAAAATTAGATGCTGCTTATCGTGAAGCTCAGGAGAAGCAAGATACTTGCCCAATCTTTCTATTCTTTTCG GTGAATGCCAGTGCTCAGTTTTGTGGGGTGGCTGAAATGTTTGGACCTGTTGATTTTGACAAGAGTGTGGATTATTGGCAGCAAGATAAATGGAGTGGGCAATTTCCTGTGAAGTGGCATATAATCAAAGATGTCCCAAACAGTCAGTTCCGTCACATTGTACTTGAAAATAATGACAACAAGCCTGTAACTAACAGTCGAGACACACAGGAG GTGAAGTTGGAGCAGGGTATTGAGATGTTGAACATTTTCAAGAATTATGAAACGGATATGTCCATTCtagatgattttgatttttatgaaGAGAGGCAGAAAGCcatgaaagaaaggaaagctcgACAACAAGTGGGTCTGATGGCTGTTGGAGTAGTTGGAGACAGTGAACACAGAAATGCCGTTACACTATCGGGTGATTTCATCAAGCAGATGTCAAAGAGTTTTGCTCAAGTCGTTTGCATGGACGAGGGTAGCAAAGAGGTAACAACTCTTGCGGAAAGAGCTAGTTCTGCCTCAGATGGCTCAATGGGTGGCAGAGTCAAACTTGAAGATTCTATTACAGCAGCTGTCTCTCCAACTCATACCAGTTAG